A window of Panicum virgatum strain AP13 chromosome 8K, P.virgatum_v5, whole genome shotgun sequence contains these coding sequences:
- the LOC120645819 gene encoding uncharacterized protein LOC120645819, translated as MAGLTDLTDATPAGEIDPEASKSAVERAAEAERLEAARAAALERASQAEEEAAAAVRDRDEAATRARAALDRAAKERAAAAASSPITESPGDDAGDSPKPYAGKQDLQDALLLHEAAAIMNLHAQAVGVQNIRGLVPIVLDSLADNYSRWRESFLLTLGKFSLQDHVLYDGPAPAVPDWIRMDCVVSSWIHGTVSSDIADALDRGCTHRALYLDAAFRDFSQGDLSINDYCSQFKKKAEKLRDLGEHITDRTLVLNILRGLNEQYSVVASHLRRGRPFPTYADAKAELLMEELSLKHRSTAPATALVAAAGASASAPPAAPSASGGKQQQQQRRGKRGGQKNKTGGSGGSNTSSTAGQKASGASPDAPRGWPSFYNPWIGMIQMWPGPRPPLAPIPTAPQQPQHQQQHALVAQQHQQAPPVPFQQPAGAGQWASPVPNYYNPLVGSPTWDQRSLASAFSTMTVTPPSDGDWYFDSGASSHMASDAGSSVQERDHQVQ; from the exons atggccggcctcACCGACCTTACTGACGCGACTCCCGCCGGCGAGATCGACCCCGAGGCCTCCAAAAGTGCTGTTGAGCGCGCTGCGGAGGCTGAGCGCCTcgaggccgcgcgcgccgctgccctaGAGCGCGCTTCGCAGGCCGAGGAAGAGGCCGCAGCTGCTGTGCGCGACCGCGATGAGGCCGCTACACGCGCGCGTGCCGCTCTCGATCGCGCTGCGAAGGAGCGCGCCGCTGCTGCGGCTTCGTCTCCTATCACCGAGTCCCCTGGAGATGATGCCGGCGACTCCCCCAAGCCCTACGCCGGCAAACAAGATCTTCAGGACGCTCTTCTTCTCCATGAGGCTGCCGCCATCATGAATCTGCACGCCCAGGCCGTTGGTGTCCAGAACATTCGCGGCCTCGTCCCCATCGTCCTCGACTCCTTGGCGGACAACTACTCGCGCTGGCGCGAGTCCTTCCTCCTCACCCTCGGTAAATTCTCCCTGCAGGATCACGTTCTGTACGATGGTCCTGCCCCTGCTGTCCCAGATTGGATCCGGATGGATTGCGTGGTGTCGTCGTGGATCCACGGCACCGTCTCCTCCGACATCGCCGATGCCCTAGACCGCGGCTGCACT CACCGCGCCCTCTACCTCGACGCCGCCTTCCGCGACTTCAGTCAAGGCGATCTCAGCATCAACGACTACTGCTCCCAGTTCAAGAAGAAGGCCGAGAAGCTCCGTGATCTTGGCGAACACATCACGGATCGCACTCTCGTCCTCAACATTCTTCGCGGCCTCAACGAGCAGTACTCCGTCGTCGCCTCCCACCTCAGGCGCGGACGGCCCTTCCCCACCTACGCCGACGCCAAGGCTGAGCTGCTCATGGAGGAGCTCTCCCTCAAGCATCGCTCCACCGCTCCTGCTACTGCCCTGGTGGCTGCTGCAGGCGCTTCGGCTTCAGCCCCTCCTGCAGCGCCATCTGCATCCGGCggtaagcagcagcagcagcagcgtcgtGGCAAGCGCGGCGGCCAGAAGAACAAGACCGGCGGCTCTGGTGGCTCCAACACCTCATCTACCGCCGGCCAGAAGGCTTCTGGCGCCTCTCCAGACGCTCCCCGGGGCTGGCCATCTTTCTACAATCCCTGGATAGGGATGATACAGATGTGGCCAGGCCCTCGTCCACCCCTGGCGCCCATCCCGACGGcgccgcagcagccgcagcaccagcagcagcatgcGCTGGTcgcgcagcagcaccagcaggcgCCTCCCGTGCCCTTCCAGCAGCCTGCAGGTGCTGGACAGTGGGCCTCTCCTGTGCCAAACTACTACAATCCACTGGTGGGATCTCCCACCTGGGATCAGCGTTCCCTCGCCTCCgccttcagcaccatgacggTGACTCCACCTTCCGACGGTGACTGGTACTTCGACTCTGGGGCTTCCTCACACATGGCTTCCGACGCCG gatcttccGTCCAGGAGCGAGATCATCAGGTGCAATAG